A single window of Acetobacteraceae bacterium DNA harbors:
- the crcB gene encoding fluoride efflux transporter CrcB — translation MTSWISCLSVMLGGAIGTLARYLMGLAMSSLSRAFPWGTLCINILASFLIAFFGMLTLANGRFPASENLRLFFMVGVCGGFSTVSSFSLQTLDLWREGSPEKALLNIFLTASLSMAGVFLGFLAGTYLNNMLKA, via the coding sequence ATGACTTCATGGATCTCTTGTCTCTCTGTCATGCTTGGCGGGGCAATTGGTACTCTGGCACGTTATCTGATGGGACTTGCTATGTCTTCCCTCAGCCGTGCTTTTCCATGGGGCACGCTATGTATTAATATCCTCGCCTCTTTTCTCATTGCCTTTTTCGGCATGCTGACACTGGCGAATGGACGCTTCCCTGCCTCTGAAAATCTCCGTCTGTTTTTTATGGTGGGCGTTTGCGGTGGTTTCAGCACCGTCTCTTCTTTTTCATTGCAAACATTGGATCTCTGGCGTGAAGGCTCCCCTGAAAAAGCCCTGTTAAATATCTTCCTAACAGCCTCTCTCTCGATGGCAGGTGTTTTCTTAGGATTTTTAGCCGGAACCTATCTTAACAATATGCTAAAAGCTTAG
- a CDS encoding glycosyltransferase family 4 protein: MRILYLTRSLNGGGTEKVIAPIFEVVRKLGHEIQLVVLSPKTADILPELTRYKIKPIILSPKDRNNFFHIKEFKKILRQYQPDIVWTALEQASFVAQFSCLFTGIKVVSFKHFNITYPENKLWEKAYKNLTKLWVCCDESSKEHMQKNVGISPDRLMVWNMFWTDQKPKKNWPSFENRPLQLGSLGRMDKTKNYEAVIKAIGILKEKYPDLSQRMHFTVRGEAKETERLKQMAKDLSLEKIVSLLPFTQETEKFFRSLDLYLQPSLNEAMGVAAHEAMALGIPAIVSDKGAMALDIVHLESGYILQAPTGEEIAKAIDFFLQNPQKLPVFGEKIQEFVLKKYRLEAFFEAGKAVVERSKKLLKMNIRS; encoded by the coding sequence ATGAGGATTTTATATCTAACACGTTCCTTAAACGGCGGCGGTACAGAAAAAGTTATTGCGCCCATTTTTGAAGTTGTCAGAAAACTTGGTCATGAGATCCAGCTTGTTGTCCTTTCGCCTAAAACAGCAGATATTTTGCCTGAATTGACCAGGTATAAGATCAAACCAATTATTTTAAGCCCAAAAGACCGTAATAATTTTTTCCATATTAAAGAATTTAAAAAAATCCTTCGCCAATATCAGCCCGATATTGTCTGGACAGCCTTGGAACAAGCCAGTTTTGTGGCGCAGTTTTCCTGCCTGTTTACGGGGATTAAGGTCGTTAGCTTTAAGCATTTTAATATCACCTATCCAGAGAATAAGCTTTGGGAAAAAGCCTATAAAAATTTAACAAAACTTTGGGTCTGCTGTGATGAAAGCTCGAAAGAGCATATGCAAAAAAATGTTGGGATTTCTCCCGATCGGCTTATGGTTTGGAATATGTTCTGGACAGACCAAAAGCCCAAAAAAAACTGGCCATCTTTTGAAAACCGCCCGCTTCAGCTCGGTTCTTTGGGGCGGATGGATAAAACAAAGAATTATGAAGCTGTCATTAAGGCCATTGGAATCTTAAAGGAAAAATATCCAGATTTAAGTCAGAGAATGCATTTTACCGTTAGAGGAGAGGCAAAGGAGACCGAAAGGCTTAAACAAATGGCAAAGGATTTGTCGCTGGAAAAAATTGTCTCTTTATTGCCCTTTACCCAAGAAACGGAAAAATTCTTTCGATCCTTAGACCTTTATCTCCAGCCGTCTTTGAATGAGGCGATGGGCGTGGCCGCACATGAGGCAATGGCTTTAGGCATTCCGGCGATTGTCTCGGATAAAGGCGCTATGGCGCTTGATATTGTTCATTTAGAGAGCGGTTATATTCTCCAAGCGCCCACAGGGGAGGAAATTGCCAAGGCGATTGATTTCTTTCTTCAAAATCCACAAAAATTGCCTGTATTTGGCGAGAAAATACAAGAATTTGTTTTGAAAAAATATCGTTTGGAAGCTTTCTTTGAGGCCGGAAAAGCAGTCGTTGAGCGTTCAAAAAAACTCCTTAAAATGAACATTAGAAGTTAA
- a CDS encoding HAD-IIIC family phosphatase: MLEAVRLVIWDLDETFWQGTLSEGGVAETSHHGDIVRELNKRGIMSSICSKNDFETAKAFLEGLGIWDQFIFPSIDWTAKGNRVVEIIKKVQLRPESILFLDDNPMNLAEVSAMVPNIQVHDEKFIPELLASPLFEGKPDPEMTRLAHYKIMESKQAEISKIDGNNFDFLRNSEITVEINYDIEGNIDRVIELLNRTNQLNFTKNRLSDDIEKAREQVRDMNRGALFEHTGLVHVRDKFGDYGLVGFFQQFHNTTENKLLHFCFSCRILSMHVETWLYQQFEKPELFIKGEVANNPKTDSAPVDWIKWYDPALSTSTEEMSADFNQRPPLLISGGCETESIQHYIRNVTNDFRIFTGTTRDGFIIRRDHSCMVRIAAEKYYPAQGQLIRTGYKDEDFSISFDNIKNGLIILTFWADISFKIHKLSWIDSTAPYTPPGVGHGNFQEMFEDNYYQNGGKEEWIEQFRFAKANLKYKGAIGSLEFKDNLTTILKNIDPSNKVFFMLPALHVPDHHPEWGFLDRARLLSMCQVEVARDWPNVECISFDQFIEDPSEVTDYDHFTRIVYQRCGFYLRNLYLKEVVMKSESNS, encoded by the coding sequence ATGCTTGAAGCCGTGAGACTTGTTATCTGGGATCTTGATGAGACGTTCTGGCAAGGCACCCTTTCTGAAGGCGGTGTTGCAGAAACTTCTCATCATGGTGACATCGTCCGTGAGCTCAACAAGCGCGGCATTATGAGTTCGATTTGCTCCAAAAATGATTTTGAAACAGCAAAAGCATTTTTAGAAGGACTTGGTATATGGGATCAATTTATTTTCCCTTCTATCGATTGGACAGCCAAAGGCAACCGTGTTGTAGAAATTATTAAAAAGGTTCAATTACGGCCTGAAAGTATCCTCTTTCTTGATGACAACCCTATGAACCTCGCAGAAGTATCTGCAATGGTTCCTAATATACAGGTTCATGACGAAAAATTTATTCCCGAACTACTTGCCTCTCCTCTTTTCGAAGGCAAACCAGATCCCGAAATGACACGCTTGGCCCATTATAAAATAATGGAAAGTAAACAAGCAGAAATTTCAAAAATTGATGGCAATAATTTTGATTTCCTCCGCAATAGTGAAATCACTGTCGAAATCAATTACGATATTGAAGGCAATATTGATCGGGTTATCGAACTTTTAAATCGAACCAATCAGCTTAATTTTACGAAAAATCGCCTTTCTGACGATATCGAAAAAGCCAGAGAACAAGTTCGAGACATGAACCGTGGCGCACTTTTTGAGCATACTGGTCTCGTTCATGTCCGAGATAAATTTGGCGATTATGGCCTTGTCGGGTTTTTCCAGCAATTTCATAACACAACCGAAAATAAACTTCTGCATTTCTGTTTTTCATGCCGTATTCTAAGTATGCATGTTGAGACATGGCTCTATCAGCAATTTGAAAAGCCTGAACTTTTCATAAAAGGAGAAGTTGCTAACAATCCCAAAACAGATAGCGCTCCTGTTGATTGGATTAAATGGTATGACCCTGCGCTTTCCACCAGCACAGAGGAAATGAGTGCTGATTTTAATCAACGTCCACCTTTACTCATTAGTGGAGGGTGCGAAACAGAATCTATCCAGCATTATATTCGTAATGTGACCAATGATTTTAGAATCTTTACGGGAACAACCCGTGATGGTTTTATCATTCGACGCGATCATTCTTGCATGGTTCGGATCGCTGCTGAAAAATATTACCCTGCACAAGGACAGCTCATTCGGACGGGTTATAAAGACGAAGATTTTTCGATCTCTTTCGATAATATAAAAAACGGCCTGATTATTTTAACTTTCTGGGCTGACATTTCCTTTAAAATTCACAAATTAAGCTGGATAGACAGTACAGCCCCCTATACCCCACCCGGTGTTGGACACGGTAATTTTCAAGAGATGTTTGAGGATAACTATTATCAAAACGGCGGCAAAGAGGAATGGATTGAACAATTTCGATTTGCCAAAGCAAATTTAAAATATAAAGGTGCTATTGGAAGTCTTGAATTTAAAGATAATCTAACAACGATTTTAAAAAATATTGATCCCAGCAATAAAGTGTTTTTTATGCTCCCTGCGTTGCATGTCCCAGACCACCATCCTGAATGGGGGTTCTTAGATAGAGCACGCTTACTTTCCATGTGTCAGGTTGAGGTTGCTCGTGATTGGCCAAATGTTGAATGTATTTCATTTGATCAATTTATTGAGGACCCTTCTGAGGTTACTGATTACGACCATTTTACACGAATTGTTTATCAAAGATGTGGCTTTTATCTTCGTAACCTATATTTAAAGGAAGTAGTTATGAAGAGTGAAAGTAACAGCTAA
- a CDS encoding NAD-dependent succinate-semialdehyde dehydrogenase gives MAYKTVNPYTGEQIAAFEDATDAQVQTALTEAQAAFLKWKETSFKERAAILNKAAEILRRDSRTYAKLITLEMGKILKESEAEVELSAKILEYYAKNAQRLLLKTTLPASHDGCKEAYIVHEPLGVLLTIQPWNFPYYQIARVLAPQLSAGNALILKHTSNTPQCAAAFEKLMLEAGLPEKVFQNLYLTRDQIATIIADDRIKGVSLTGSAGAGAVVAAQAGKAMKKSTLELGGSDAFIVLEDADIDKAAEWGVFGRHWNAGQVCVSSKRMIVVESVYDKFLEKYKQGIEKLVAGNPMSKETTLAPLSSQQAVDDLKAHVEEARKEGVTVTEVGAPVPTQGAFFQPTILTNIHDTAEVRNKEFFGPVSMIFKAKDEADAIRIANDNPFGLGGSVFTKDIERGKKVAKQIETGMVYINHPTKVEADLPFGGVKGSGYGHELIDLGLTEFVNFKLIGVVDIDSPF, from the coding sequence ATGGCATATAAAACCGTCAATCCCTATACAGGTGAACAAATTGCAGCTTTTGAAGATGCAACAGATGCTCAAGTCCAAACAGCGCTGACAGAGGCACAAGCGGCATTTTTAAAATGGAAAGAAACTTCCTTTAAAGAACGTGCGGCTATTCTCAATAAGGCGGCTGAAATCCTTCGTCGTGATAGCCGTACTTATGCAAAGCTCATTACCTTGGAAATGGGCAAAATTTTGAAGGAATCCGAAGCTGAAGTCGAGCTTTCTGCTAAAATTTTAGAATATTACGCCAAAAATGCACAAAGACTTTTGCTAAAAACAACGCTGCCGGCTTCCCACGATGGCTGTAAAGAAGCCTATATTGTGCATGAGCCGTTGGGTGTTCTCCTGACCATTCAACCTTGGAATTTCCCTTACTACCAGATCGCCCGTGTGCTTGCGCCACAGCTTTCTGCCGGTAATGCGCTGATCTTAAAACATACTTCGAACACACCGCAATGCGCTGCTGCTTTTGAAAAACTCATGCTCGAAGCTGGTCTGCCGGAAAAAGTCTTCCAAAATCTCTACCTTACCCGTGACCAAATCGCCACGATCATTGCCGATGATCGCATTAAAGGCGTGTCCTTGACAGGTTCCGCCGGTGCCGGTGCTGTCGTTGCAGCACAAGCAGGAAAGGCGATGAAAAAATCGACCCTTGAACTGGGTGGTTCCGATGCCTTTATCGTGCTGGAAGATGCCGATATTGATAAAGCCGCTGAATGGGGTGTTTTTGGGCGTCACTGGAATGCTGGCCAGGTTTGCGTTTCTTCCAAGCGTATGATTGTCGTGGAAAGCGTCTATGACAAATTTCTTGAGAAATACAAGCAAGGTATTGAGAAACTTGTCGCCGGCAACCCAATGAGCAAAGAGACAACCTTGGCTCCCCTTTCCTCCCAACAGGCTGTTGATGACCTCAAGGCCCATGTGGAAGAGGCTCGCAAAGAAGGGGTCACGGTAACCGAAGTAGGTGCGCCTGTCCCAACACAAGGTGCCTTTTTCCAGCCAACCATTTTAACCAATATTCATGACACCGCAGAAGTACGTAATAAAGAATTCTTCGGCCCTGTCTCCATGATTTTCAAAGCAAAAGACGAGGCGGATGCTATTCGCATTGCCAATGACAACCCATTTGGGCTTGGTGGCTCCGTCTTTACCAAAGATATTGAGCGTGGAAAAAAAGTCGCTAAACAGATTGAAACAGGCATGGTCTATATCAATCATCCAACCAAAGTTGAGGCTGACCTTCCCTTTGGCGGCGTGAAAGGTTCTGGCTATGGCCATGAATTGATTGACCTCGGTCTAACCGAATTCGTTAACTTTAAACTGATTGGTGTTGTCGATATCGACTCCCCTTTCTAA
- a CDS encoding glycosyltransferase family 8 protein: MQQTNHKGNAPLSLLTPSLKLKNCLSIIPLDCTSRPFSSPTFVQKEPINIAMGFDAAYAVHSLTTLASIFGTSKTPENLEIYLLHAEIFSPELKQKFFDLAPSPQQIHFLLIDEALFKKLPIVQEHITLPTYYRLLLPDLIAQSKILWIDGDTIVCEDIAHLYHENLDGFLLGASPDITEKDEKKRLAQFYHLSEKIPAESYINAGISLFNLDKIREDYPNLLQSCQDFIEKHPNVIQLEDQDLLNLLFLGRIKRLALKWNLAAPIFYCDRNANDFTDEMLLEAISRPGIIHYTCAWNKPWKTKVRTRFKGLYWYWRRKAGLPPQGIKERLAEILSPCYYLEKNGRNFLRTAFFLLPWMKLLSSENKAHIGKWQGIFPVQNKKDIKNENNHV; the protein is encoded by the coding sequence ATGCAGCAAACAAACCATAAAGGCAACGCTCCTCTAAGCCTCTTGACACCGTCCTTGAAGCTTAAAAACTGCCTCTCCATCATCCCCTTGGATTGTACCAGCCGCCCTTTCTCATCTCCCACTTTTGTGCAAAAAGAGCCCATCAATATCGCCATGGGATTTGATGCCGCTTATGCCGTTCATAGTCTCACAACACTGGCCTCTATCTTTGGGACAAGCAAAACACCTGAGAATTTAGAAATTTACCTTCTTCATGCAGAAATATTTTCTCCGGAACTCAAACAAAAATTCTTTGATCTTGCCCCCTCACCTCAGCAAATTCATTTTCTTCTCATTGATGAGGCACTTTTTAAAAAATTGCCGATTGTGCAAGAGCATATCACTTTGCCTACCTATTATCGGCTCTTGCTACCGGATCTGATCGCCCAATCTAAAATTCTTTGGATTGATGGCGATACAATCGTTTGCGAAGATATTGCCCATTTGTACCATGAAAATCTTGACGGTTTTTTACTTGGTGCCTCTCCTGATATTACGGAGAAAGATGAAAAAAAACGTCTTGCGCAATTTTATCATCTTTCAGAAAAGATACCGGCTGAAAGCTATATTAATGCGGGAATCAGTCTTTTTAATTTAGATAAAATTAGAGAAGATTACCCCAATCTTTTACAATCGTGCCAAGATTTCATCGAAAAACATCCCAATGTCATTCAGCTTGAGGATCAAGATTTATTAAATCTTCTTTTTCTCGGCAGAATCAAGCGCCTTGCGCTAAAATGGAATCTGGCAGCGCCCATTTTTTACTGTGACCGCAATGCAAATGATTTTACAGATGAGATGCTGCTTGAGGCAATCTCGCGTCCTGGGATCATTCATTATACATGCGCTTGGAATAAGCCCTGGAAAACAAAAGTCAGAACACGTTTTAAAGGGCTTTACTGGTACTGGCGTCGCAAAGCAGGTCTCCCCCCTCAAGGGATAAAAGAGCGTCTGGCGGAAATCCTTTCCCCCTGTTATTACCTAGAGAAAAATGGCCGTAACTTTCTCCGCACTGCTTTTTTCCTTTTGCCGTGGATGAAATTACTTTCATCAGAAAACAAGGCACATATTGGAAAATGGCAAGGTATTTTTCCGGTACAAAACAAAAAAGATATAAAGAACGAAAATAATCATGTTTGA
- a CDS encoding glycosyltransferase family 2 protein has product MSRKSSEMLMSKSSSKKWAIILAYYNEEDFLEKTLHSLAQQTQKDFTLYLVNNASTDRSPELAEIFARKHPELDIQLLEEKRPGQVFAQQTALSHITTAFVAACDADVVYPPQYLQLAEEGFALKGEATNAVFALDLYCPPNTLKARITTLLWRFNVLLHPLRKSCHAGAYAQTYRTSTLKRIGGFITPKWPYLFQDHEMAHRAQKIGKIFHNHRLICFPSDRRPIGHHPGKRTRLEHILYGWTPGFLKDWYFYKFLGPRFAQRNAVIEKLRVQPWEKK; this is encoded by the coding sequence ATGTCACGTAAAAGCTCTGAAATGCTCATGTCGAAATCTTCCTCTAAAAAATGGGCCATTATTCTGGCCTATTACAATGAAGAGGATTTTTTAGAAAAAACACTTCATTCTTTAGCGCAGCAAACCCAAAAAGATTTCACGCTCTATCTGGTCAATAATGCCTCCACTGACCGAAGCCCGGAACTTGCCGAAATATTTGCACGGAAACACCCTGAACTTGATATTCAGCTTTTAGAAGAAAAACGTCCCGGCCAGGTCTTTGCACAACAAACGGCTCTATCACATATCACAACAGCTTTTGTTGCGGCCTGTGACGCCGATGTGGTCTATCCGCCGCAATATTTACAATTAGCGGAAGAAGGCTTTGCCTTAAAAGGAGAGGCAACCAACGCTGTCTTTGCTCTCGACTTATATTGCCCACCAAACACTTTAAAAGCACGTATTACCACCCTCCTATGGCGTTTTAATGTTCTGCTCCACCCTCTACGGAAAAGCTGCCATGCGGGTGCCTATGCGCAGACATATCGAACTTCCACCCTTAAAAGAATAGGGGGATTTATCACCCCAAAATGGCCTTATCTTTTCCAAGACCATGAAATGGCACATCGGGCGCAGAAAATTGGGAAAATTTTTCACAATCACCGCCTCATCTGTTTTCCCTCTGACCGGCGTCCTATTGGCCATCATCCGGGCAAAAGAACACGGCTTGAACATATTCTTTATGGCTGGACACCCGGCTTTCTCAAAGACTGGTATTTTTATAAATTTCTTGGGCCACGTTTTGCCCAAAGAAATGCCGTCATTGAGAAATTGAGGGTTCAGCCTTGGGAAAAGAAATAA
- the gloA gene encoding lactoylglutathione lyase — protein sequence MVRVLDLKRTIGFYNLLGLEELRRSDVEGGRYTLVFMGFKEDPSKVEIELTFNWDRTEPYTIGDGFGHFAIAVPDVAAVAKKVHQEGAKFGGKVTREPGPVKFGKTIIAFVEDPDGYKTELIEK from the coding sequence ATGGTCCGTGTTTTAGATTTAAAGCGCACCATTGGTTTTTATAATTTACTTGGTCTCGAAGAGCTTCGCCGCTCCGATGTTGAAGGCGGCCGCTATACGCTTGTCTTTATGGGATTTAAAGAAGATCCGAGCAAAGTAGAAATTGAATTGACCTTTAATTGGGATCGTACGGAACCTTATACAATCGGAGATGGTTTTGGACATTTTGCGATCGCTGTTCCCGATGTCGCTGCCGTTGCAAAAAAAGTGCATCAAGAAGGTGCAAAATTCGGCGGCAAAGTCACAAGAGAACCAGGCCCGGTGAAGTTTGGCAAAACCATTATTGCTTTTGTGGAAGATCCTGACGGCTATAAAACCGAGCTCATCGAAAAATAA
- a CDS encoding sel1 repeat family protein yields MRIRRFFILLFCLFLLDVRLDIGCALGMDLEELREKLRRDKEVQRKVNPYEAYDEGLRYYTGRGTPRDLLKSKHAFEQAEKSFIETLKLDNSLDQAKEEKKFLAQCYLMLGIIAASENKDKKAFHDFEKAAKENIGEAFYNLGLLYEQGRGTAQNYQKARQLYEQASQAHVTEASFSLGRLYENGWGVQQNYIEAKNHYEKASFENLPRAQFALGHLYENALGVTQDYSRAKDYYFKASEQDLGEAEYNLGLLYFEGKGGYKNLSLANEYFDKAEKHGFIRPQKKSKMRILEKSGKVEHKETALSQKDFMNLKTQNGDDLFQKGLNYQHGNGGEQNYTKAFQYFKKASQKGNLWADLNLGVMYEKGHGVAQNYQKAREYYESAAQQSLPEAENNLGYLYQHGLGMDHNYLMAKQYYEMASSQDNAEAFYNLGIMALNGQGCAQSKEKALDYFRKACRLSYEKACSFIKK; encoded by the coding sequence ATGCGGATAAGACGATTTTTTATTTTGTTGTTTTGTCTTTTCCTTTTAGATGTGAGGCTCGATATCGGATGCGCCCTTGGGATGGATCTTGAGGAACTGCGGGAGAAGTTGCGCCGAGATAAAGAGGTGCAACGCAAAGTAAATCCATATGAAGCGTATGATGAAGGATTACGTTACTATACTGGGAGAGGCACGCCACGGGATCTGCTGAAATCTAAACATGCTTTTGAACAAGCAGAAAAATCTTTTATAGAGACTTTAAAACTTGATAATTCCTTGGATCAAGCGAAAGAAGAAAAAAAATTCCTTGCCCAATGTTATTTGATGCTCGGAATTATTGCCGCCTCTGAAAATAAGGATAAAAAAGCTTTTCATGATTTTGAAAAAGCTGCCAAAGAAAATATTGGCGAAGCCTTTTATAATTTAGGTCTGCTTTATGAACAGGGCAGAGGAACGGCACAAAATTATCAAAAAGCGAGACAGCTTTATGAACAAGCGTCTCAAGCCCATGTCACGGAAGCAAGCTTTTCTTTAGGCCGTCTGTATGAAAATGGCTGGGGTGTTCAGCAAAATTATATAGAAGCGAAAAATCACTATGAAAAGGCTTCTTTTGAAAATCTTCCCCGAGCCCAATTTGCTCTAGGCCATCTCTATGAAAATGCGCTTGGCGTTACACAAGATTATAGTAGAGCTAAAGATTATTATTTTAAAGCCAGTGAACAGGATTTAGGGGAGGCAGAATATAATCTGGGTCTTCTTTATTTTGAAGGTAAGGGCGGATATAAAAATCTTTCTTTAGCCAATGAATATTTTGATAAAGCTGAAAAACATGGCTTTATACGCCCTCAAAAAAAATCAAAAATGCGTATTCTTGAAAAATCTGGAAAAGTGGAACACAAAGAGACTGCTTTATCTCAGAAAGATTTTATGAATTTAAAGACTCAAAATGGTGATGATCTCTTTCAAAAAGGTCTCAACTACCAACATGGGAATGGGGGAGAGCAGAATTATACGAAGGCCTTTCAATATTTTAAAAAAGCCTCTCAAAAAGGCAATCTATGGGCGGATTTAAATTTAGGGGTCATGTATGAAAAGGGTCATGGTGTCGCACAGAATTATCAAAAAGCGAGAGAATATTATGAAAGTGCGGCACAGCAGAGTCTTCCGGAGGCCGAAAATAATTTAGGTTATCTTTATCAGCATGGGCTTGGCATGGATCATAATTATCTGATGGCAAAACAATATTATGAAATGGCAAGTTCTCAAGATAATGCAGAAGCTTTTTACAATCTTGGGATCATGGCATTAAATGGCCAGGGCTGCGCACAATCCAAAGAAAAGGCTTTAGATTATTTTCGAAAAGCCTGCCGTTTAAGCTATGAAAAAGCTTGCAGCTTTATAAAAAAATGA